Proteins from one Panicum virgatum strain AP13 chromosome 7K, P.virgatum_v5, whole genome shotgun sequence genomic window:
- the LOC120642389 gene encoding probable metal-nicotianamine transporter YSL12 — protein sequence MATQATAVGGEEAVEDASTLRHRHSAAKSGGGEEGRANGAGAAQQGEDEPAALSVERAFADRAVPSWREQLTVRAFVVSFFLAVMFSIIVMKLNLTTGIIPSLNVSAGLLGFFFVRLWTAAIERVGLLRQPFTRQENTVIQTCVVAAYDIAFSGGFGTYLFGMSETIANQATEANDPQNVKNPHIGWMIGFLFLASFIGLFALVPLRKIMIIDYKLTYPSGTATAYLINGFHTPEGAKLAKKQVKTLGKFFLFSFLWGFFQWFYTGGDNCGFQSFPSLGLQAYKNKFYFDFSPTYVGVGMICPHIVNVSVLLGGILSWGIMWPLIRNKKGSWYSASLSETSLHGLQGYRVFISIAIILGDGLYNFAKVLVRTTAGFISMMKKNSTLPVSNDSSPITESVSLDDERRTEMFLKDQIPRSVAYGGYVAVAAISIGTLPQVFPQLKWYYILVAYIFAPVLAFCNAYGMGLTDWSLASTYGKLAIFIFGAWAGASNGGVLVGLAACGVMMSIVSTAADLMQDFKTGYLTLASPRSMFISQVIGTAMGCVIAPCVFWLFYKAFSDIGLSGSEYPAPYAIVYRNMAILGVDGFSSLPKHCLTLCYVFFAAAIAVNVARDLAPKRVARFIPLPMAMAIPFYLGPYFAIDMFIGTVILFAWEVMNEAEARAFAPAVASGLICGDGIWTLPQSVLALAKVKPPICMKFLSRSVNAQVDAFLGN from the exons ATGGCGACGCAGGCCACCGcagtcggcggcgaggaggcggtggaggacGCGAGCACGCTGCGCCACCGGCACAGCGCGGccaagagcggcggcggggaggaggggcgggcCAACGGCGCCGGGGCCGCCCAGCAGGGGGAGGACGagccggcggcgctgtcggtggagcGGGCGTTCGCGGACCGGGCGGTGCCGTCGTGGCGGGAGCAGCTGACGGTGCGCGCCTTCGTGGTGAGCTTCTTCCTCGCCGTCATGTTCAGCATCATCGTCATGAAGCTCAACCTCACGACGGGGATCATCCCGTCGCTCAACGTCTCCGCGGGGCTCCTCGGCTTCTTCTTCGTCCGCCTCTGGACCGCCGCCATCGAGCGGGTGGGGCTCCTCAGGCAGCCCTTCACGCGCCAGGAGAACACCGTCATCCAGACCTGCGTCGTTGCCGCCTACGACATCGCCTTCAGCG GTGGGTTTGGCACTTACTTGTTTGGGATGAGCGAAACCATCGCCAACCAGGCGACAGAGGCTAACGATCCTCAGAATGTCAAGAATCCTCACATCGGATGGATGATAGGGTTTCTCTTCCTTGCCAGTTTTATCGGCCTATTTGCTCTTGTGCCATTAAGAAAG ATTATGATTATCGACTACAAGCTCACCTATCCAAGTGGCACGGCTACTGCTTATCTCATCAATGGTTTCCACACGCCAGAGGGTGCCAAGCTTGCAAA GAAACAAGTAAAGACACTGGGAAAATTCTTCTTGTTTAGCTTCCTTTGGGGATTTTTCCAGTGGTTCTACACCGGTGGAGATAACTGTGGATTTCAAAGCTTCCCTTCATTGGGCCTCCAAGCTTATAAGAACAA gttttacttcgATTTCTCTCCTACCTATGTTGGAGTGGGGATGATTTGCCCACACATTGTGAACGTGTCTGTTCTACTGGGAGGCATCCTTTCCTGGGGAATAATGTGGCCTCTAATACGCAACAAGAAGGGGAGCTGGTATTCTGCCTCTCTATCAGAAACCAGTCTCCATGGGTTGCAGGGTTACAGG GTTTTTATATCCATCGCTATAATTCTTGGGGACGGCCTGTACAACTTCGCGAAGGTGCTTGTTCGCACCACTGCAGGCTTTATATCCATGATGAAGAAAAACAGCACCCTTCCAGTTTCAAACGACAGCAGCCCCATTACCGAATCTGTTTCACTCGACGACGAACGCCGCACCGAGATGTTCCTGAAAGATCAGATCCCCAGATCAGTTGCCTATGGAGGGTACGTCGCGGTCGCCGCCATCTCCATCGGCACCCTTCCTCAGGTGTTCCCGCAGCTCAAGTGGTACTACATCCTGGTGGCGTACATCTTCGCCCCCGTGCTGGCCTTCTGCAATGCCTACGGGATGGGCCTCACGGACTGGTCCCTGGCGTCCACCTACGGCAAGCTCGCCATCTTCATCTTCGGCGCGTGGGCGGGCGCCTCCAACGGCGGCGTCCTCGTGGGACTCGCCGCCTGCGGCGTGATGATGAGCATCGTGTCGACGGCCGCCGACCTGATGCAGGACTTCAAGACCGGGTACCTGACGCTGGCGTCGCCGCGGTCCATGTTCATCAGCCAGGTGATCGGCACGGCGATGGGCTGCGTCATCGCGCCCTGCGTCTTCTGGCTCTTCTACAAGGCCTTCTCCGACATCGGCCTGAGCGGCAGTGAGTACCCGGCGCCCTACGCCATCGTGTACCGGAACATGGCCATCCTCGGCGTGGACGGCTTCTCCTCGCTCCCCAAGCACTGCCTCACGCTCTGCTACGTCTTCTTCGCTGCGGCGATCGCCGTGAACGTGGCCCGGGACCTGGCGCCCAAGAGGGTGGCCAGGTTCATCCCGCTCCCGATGGCGATGGCGATCCCGTTCTACCTCGGGCCCTACTTCGCCATCGACATGTTCATCGGCACCGTGATCCTGTTCGCGTGGGAGGTGATGAACGAGGCCGAGGCCCGCGCGTTCGCGCCGGCGGTCGCGTCGGGGCTGATCTGCGGCGACGGCATCTGGACGCTGCCGCAGTCGGTCCTCGCGCTCGCCAAGGTGAAGCCGCCCATCTGCATGAAGTTCCTGTCCAGGTCGGTGAACGCCCAGGTCGATGCCTTCCTGGGGAATTAG
- the LOC120642388 gene encoding probable metal-nicotianamine transporter YSL11 has translation MATDAVAATAPGGSAVHDEADAMELGSNLLRRRHVSGGEGEASAGNAKEEAVSVEQAFADKPVPSWREQLTVRAFVVGALLSVLFSVIVMKLNLTTGIIPSLNVSASLLSYFLVRLWTKAIESCGLLKQPFTRQENTVIQTCVVSAYGIAFSGGFGSYLFGMSGTIAKQATEANDAQNIKDPHLGWMIGFMFLVSFVGLFALVPLRKIMIVDYKLTYPSGTATAYLINGFHTPEGAELAKKQVRTLGKYFSLSFLWAFFQWFYTAGDDCGFSSFPTLGLEAYKNKFYFDFSATYVGVGMICPYIVNVSLLLGGIISWGVMWPLISTKKGSWYSDSLPDSSLHGLNGYKVFITIAVILGDGLYNFLKVFIRSICALISVYRNRNANTLPVSEDGTPVTPIEAESFDDKRRVELFLKDQIPKTVAFGGYVALAAITICCLPLIIPQLKWYHILAAYILAPVLAFCNAYGCGLTDWSLASTYGKLAIFIIGAWAGASHGGVLVGLAACGVMMSIVGTASDLMQDFKTGYLTLASPRSMFISQVIGTAMGCVIAPCVFWLFYKSFDIGSSGGAYPAPYTIMYRNMAILGVDGLSLLPKNCLTLCYIFFAISFAINLIKDQVPAKVAKFIPIPMAAAIPFYLGPYFAIDMILGSVILFFWQWKNKSEAESFGPAVASGLMCGDGLWALPQAVLSLANVNPPICMKFLSRSVNAKVDSFLGN, from the exons ATGGCGACGGACGCCGTGGCCGCCACCGCTCCCGGCGGGTCCGCCGTCCACGACGAGGCCGACGCCATGGAGCTGGGCTCCaacctgctccgccgccgccacgttagcggcggcgagggcgaggccaGCGCCGGCAATGCCAAGGAGGAGGCGGTCTCGGTGGAGCAGGCGTTCGCGGACAAGCCCGTGCCGTCGTGGCGGGAGCAGCTGACGGTGCGCGCCTTCGTGGTGGGGGCGCTCCTCTCCGTCCTGTTCAGCGTCATCGTCATGAAGCTCAACCTCACCACGGGGATCATCCCCTCGCTCAACGTCTCCGCCAGCCTCCTCAGCTACTTCCTCGTCCGCCTCTGGACCAAGGCCATCGAGAGCTGCGGCCTGCTCAAGCAGCCCTTCACGCGCCAGGAGAACACCGTCATCCAGACCTGCGTCGTCTCCGCCTACGGCATCGCCTTCAGTG GTGGGTTTGGCAGCTATCTGTTTGGTATGAGTGGAACTATTGCTAAACAAGCAACAGAGGCCAATGATGCTCAGAATATCAAGGACCCTCACCTAGGATGGATGATAGGGTTTATGTTTCTCGTCAGTTTTGTTGGCCTGTTCGCTCTGGTTCCTCTGAGAAAG ATTATGATTGTGGATTACAAGCTGACTTACCCTAGTGGAACTGCGACCGCATACCTCATCAACGGATTCCACACGCCCGAGGGTGCCGAGCTTGCAAA GAAGCAAGTTCGGACGTTGGGCAAGTACTTCTCACTTAGTTTCCTTTGGGCCTTCTTCCAGTGGTTCTATACAGCTGGGGACGATTGCGGATTCAGCTCCTTCCCAACGCTCGGCCTTGAAGCTTACAAAAACAA GTTCTATTTTGATTTCTCAGCTACTTATGTTGGTGTTGGAATGATATGCCCATATATCGTAAATGTGTCTCTTCTTCTTGGAGGCATCATCTCGTGGGGAGTAATGTGGCCACTGATCAGCACAAAAAAAGGAAGCTGGTACTCTGACTCTCTTCCAGATAGTAGTCTGCATGGACTAAATGGTTATAAG GTGTTTATAACCATAGCAGTAATTCTTGGGGATGGACTGTACAACTTCTTGAAGGTATTTATCCGCTCAATATGTGCACTCATATCAGTGTACAGGAATAGAAATGCAAACACGCTTCCTGTGTCCGAGGATGGCACCCCCGTCACTCCCATTGAAGCTGAGTCATTTGATGACAAGCGTCGTGTTGAGCTATTCTTGAAGGATCAAATTCCCAAGACAGTTGCATTTGGAGGCTATGTCGCTCTGGCAGCTATAACCATATGTTGCCTCCCTCTCATCATCCCACAGCTCAAGTGGTACCATATTTTGGCTGCATACATCCTTGCTCCTGTACTGGCCTTCTGCAATGCCTATGGGTGTGGCCTGACAGATTGGTCCCTCGCCAGCACCTATGGCAAGCTCGCTATTTTTATCATTGGTGCATGGGCAGGTGCTTCCCATGGAGGAGTGCTTGTAGGATTAGCTGCATGCGGTGTCATGATGAGCATTGTGGGAACAGCCTCTGATCTGATGCAAGACTTCAAGACCGGGTACCTGACTCTGGCCTCGCCAAGGTCCATGTTCATCAGCCAGGTGATAGGCACTGCCATGGGCTGTGTTATTGCGCCCTGTGTCTTCTGGCTGTTTTACAAGTCCTTCGACATTGGTTCGAGTGGTGGCGCTTATCCAGCACCTTACACCATTATGTACCGCAACATGGCGATCCTTGGCGTGGATGGCCTGTCCTTGCTTCCAAAGAACTGCCTCACACTGTGCTACATTTTCTTCGCCATTTCCTTTGCCATCAATTTGATCAAGGATCAAGTGCCAGCGAAGGTTGCGAAGTTCATCCCCATCCCCATGGCAGCAGCAATTCCTTTCTACCTTGGGCCATACTTCGCGATTGACATGATCTTGGGCAGTGTGATACTCTTCTTTTGGCAGTGGAAGAACAAATCTGAAGCAGAATCGTTCGGACCAGCAGTTGCGTCGGGCTTGATGTGCGGTGATGGGCTGTGGGCGCTGCCCCAGGCTGTTCTGTCTCTTGCCAATGTGAATCCTCCGATTTGCATGAAGTTCTTGTCCAGGTCTGTGAATGCCAAAGTGGACTCCTTCCTTGGGAACTAG